The following are encoded together in the Humulus lupulus chromosome 5, drHumLupu1.1, whole genome shotgun sequence genome:
- the LOC133834350 gene encoding uncharacterized protein LOC133834350: MFISKLSRVGVWMVKELCRGKSRGLIRAGYTHRPFSHNLQALSEAKVSTGAIFQKHRFFTSVSSDPSEEGSELEEEISVTFVDKDGEEKLIKVPVGMSMLEAAHENDIELEGACEASLACSTCHVIVMDMEYYNKLEDPTDEENDMLDLAFGLTETSRLGCQVIAKPELDGVRLAIPSATRNFAVDGYVPKPH, encoded by the exons ATGTTCATTTCTAAACTTTCAAGAGTTGGAGTTTGGATGGTTAAAGAGCTTTGTAGAG GAAAATCCAGAGGCCTAATTAGAGCTGGATATACACACAGACCTTTTAGCCATAACTTGCAAGCACTG TCAGAAGCTAAGGTGTCGACGGGAGCAATCTTTCAAAAGCATCGGTTTTTTACTTCAGTAAGTAGCgatccttcggaggaagggagtGAGCTGGAAGAAGA GATTTCTGTGACATTTGTTGATAAGGATGGAGAGGAGAAGCTTATTAAGGTTCCAGTTGGAATGTCTATGCTAGAAGCTGCTCATGAAAATGACATTGAACTTGAAG GAGCTTGTGAAGCCTCACTTGCCTGCTCAACATGTCATGTGATTGTGATG GATATGGAGTACTACAATAAATTAGAAGACCCAACTGATGAGGAGAATGACATGTTGGATCTGGCTTTTGGACTTACAGAAAC GTCTCGTCTGGGTTGTCAAGTAATTGCAAAACCCGAACTCGATGGAGTCCGTTTAGCTATTCCCAGCGCTACTCGAAACTTTGCTGTTGATGGGTATGTTCCAAAACCACACTAG
- the LOC133834351 gene encoding DNA-binding protein BIN4 isoform X2, protein MSGSRENSPDWLHCFKPPTVTTFELSSDSAPSSPVGSPSKEDRTDSDDNEVIGKVLGGRSRTPRKGQKLEDGKPPDKNKSANQKKRTGDKAGGKVSKKELKPSVLAQSSDSESSPQLSPISDDYKQDSPSKKASKDKSPKKELQVDGHTTIKEEKSSLKKEASDDVEMKEEEAPEKQVESQVSSGRFPLILSEKVQRTKALVECEGDSIDLAGDVGAVGRVVISDTASGDHEMYLDLKGTIYKTTIVPSRTFCVVSFGQSEAKIEAIMNDFIQLKPQSNVFESETMVEGTLDGFSFDSDEEGEKVPKAQQTEHGEDAEEKTNGKSKRKAEKTSGVARKRGRATGGKAQPQKKAKRKAPVSKKAKAKK, encoded by the exons ATGAGCGGCTCCAGGGAGAATTCTCCTGATTGGCTGCACTGTTTTAAG CCACCCACTGTGACAACCTTTGAATTATCATCAGATTCTGCGCCTTCTTCCCCTGTTGGTAGCCCTTCAAAGGAAGATAGAACTGATTCTGATGACAATGAGGTTATTGGAAAAGTTCTGGGTGGAAGGTCAAGGACTCCGAGAAAAGGGCAAAAGTTAGAAGATGGTAAACCTCCAGATAAGAATAAATCAGCCAACCAGAAGAAAAGAACAG GTGATAAGGCTGGTGGGAAAGTTTCCAAGAAA GAATTGAAACCCTCAGTTTTGGCACAGTCTTCAGATTCTGAGTCATCTCCTCAACTCAGCCCTATATCAGATGATTATAAGCAAGATTCTCCCTCTAAGAAGGCTTCCAAAGATAAATCTCCAAAAAAGGAGCTACAAGTGGATGGTCATACAACaataaaagaagagaagagtAGTCTGAAAAAAGAAG CAAGTGATGACGTGGAAATGAAAGAGGAAGAGGCACCTGAAAAACAAGTTGAATCTCAA GTATCCTCTGGAAGGTTTCCTTTGATACTCTCTGAGAAAGTCCAGCGAACAAAG GCACTTGTTGAGTGTGAAGGGGATTCCATAGATTTGGCTGGTGATGTAGGTGCTGTTGGACGGGTTGTCATTTCAGATACCGCATCCGGAGATCATGAGATGTACTTGGATTTGAAAG GAACCATATACAAAACAACAATAGTTCCTTCTAGAACATTTTGTGTA GTTAGCTTTGGACAATCAGAGGCAAAG ATAGAAGCCATCATGAATGACTTCATTCAGCTAAAACCACAATCAAACGTCTTTGAATCCGAAACCATGGTTGAAG GAACACTGGATGGTTTCTCATTTGATTCGGATGAAGAGGGTGAAAAAGTTCCCAAAGCTCAACAAACGGAGCATGGTGAAGATGCTGAAGAGAAAACTAATGGAAAGTCAAAAAGAAAAGCTGAGAAAACATCG GGCGTTGCACGGAAGCGAGGTAGAGCTACGGGAGGGAAGGCACAGCCACAAAAGAAAGCAAAAAGGAAAGCTCCAGTTTCCAAGAAAGCCAAGGCCAAGAAATGA
- the LOC133834351 gene encoding DNA-binding protein BIN4 isoform X1 gives MSGSRENSPDWLHCFKPPTVTTFELSSDSAPSSPVGSPSKEDRTDSDDNEVIGKVLGGRSRTPRKGQKLEDGKPPDKNKSANQKKRTGDKAGGKVSKKVTVDELKPSVLAQSSDSESSPQLSPISDDYKQDSPSKKASKDKSPKKELQVDGHTTIKEEKSSLKKEASDDVEMKEEEAPEKQVESQVSSGRFPLILSEKVQRTKALVECEGDSIDLAGDVGAVGRVVISDTASGDHEMYLDLKGTIYKTTIVPSRTFCVVSFGQSEAKIEAIMNDFIQLKPQSNVFESETMVEGTLDGFSFDSDEEGEKVPKAQQTEHGEDAEEKTNGKSKRKAEKTSGVARKRGRATGGKAQPQKKAKRKAPVSKKAKAKK, from the exons ATGAGCGGCTCCAGGGAGAATTCTCCTGATTGGCTGCACTGTTTTAAG CCACCCACTGTGACAACCTTTGAATTATCATCAGATTCTGCGCCTTCTTCCCCTGTTGGTAGCCCTTCAAAGGAAGATAGAACTGATTCTGATGACAATGAGGTTATTGGAAAAGTTCTGGGTGGAAGGTCAAGGACTCCGAGAAAAGGGCAAAAGTTAGAAGATGGTAAACCTCCAGATAAGAATAAATCAGCCAACCAGAAGAAAAGAACAG GTGATAAGGCTGGTGGGAAAGTTTCCAAGAAAGTAACAGTTGAT GAATTGAAACCCTCAGTTTTGGCACAGTCTTCAGATTCTGAGTCATCTCCTCAACTCAGCCCTATATCAGATGATTATAAGCAAGATTCTCCCTCTAAGAAGGCTTCCAAAGATAAATCTCCAAAAAAGGAGCTACAAGTGGATGGTCATACAACaataaaagaagagaagagtAGTCTGAAAAAAGAAG CAAGTGATGACGTGGAAATGAAAGAGGAAGAGGCACCTGAAAAACAAGTTGAATCTCAA GTATCCTCTGGAAGGTTTCCTTTGATACTCTCTGAGAAAGTCCAGCGAACAAAG GCACTTGTTGAGTGTGAAGGGGATTCCATAGATTTGGCTGGTGATGTAGGTGCTGTTGGACGGGTTGTCATTTCAGATACCGCATCCGGAGATCATGAGATGTACTTGGATTTGAAAG GAACCATATACAAAACAACAATAGTTCCTTCTAGAACATTTTGTGTA GTTAGCTTTGGACAATCAGAGGCAAAG ATAGAAGCCATCATGAATGACTTCATTCAGCTAAAACCACAATCAAACGTCTTTGAATCCGAAACCATGGTTGAAG GAACACTGGATGGTTTCTCATTTGATTCGGATGAAGAGGGTGAAAAAGTTCCCAAAGCTCAACAAACGGAGCATGGTGAAGATGCTGAAGAGAAAACTAATGGAAAGTCAAAAAGAAAAGCTGAGAAAACATCG GGCGTTGCACGGAAGCGAGGTAGAGCTACGGGAGGGAAGGCACAGCCACAAAAGAAAGCAAAAAGGAAAGCTCCAGTTTCCAAGAAAGCCAAGGCCAAGAAATGA
- the LOC133834352 gene encoding pathogenesis-related thaumatin-like protein 3.5: MHIAKVGAFLCVFFTLISSYYSTFTIINNCPFTIWPGTLAGSGTPQLPTTGFRLDSGQTIRIPSVPGWSGRIWGRTGCTFDATGAGKCQTGDCGGTLECEGRGASPPASLFEITLGHGDDKDFYDVSIVDGYNLPIVASPVGAFGACNATGCVSDINTGCPKELQVVGGEGGDGGGVVACKSACEAFGLDKYCCSGEFANPTTCKPSFYSTIFKNACPRAYSYAFDDGTSTFTCKAYEYSILFCPKDNGVRKPGNGLTPPTTPGSEFAPPTIPDSGLVPPTIPGSEFAPPTIPGSELTPPPPPPTIPVGVLAPPAIPVQEPSIPIQNPSMPIDDPSHEAAVRMVSSSNMLLPLPTLLPIILLILKLIS; encoded by the exons ATGCATATAGCAAAAGTTGGAGCTTTCCTTTGTGTCTTTTTCACTCTTATTTCCTCATACTACAGCACTTTTACTATCATAAACAACTGCCCTTTTACAATATGGCCTGGCACATTAGCTGGTTCAGGGACACCCCAACTGCCAACTACCGGTTTTCGACTTGACTCTGGGCAAACCATTAGGATTCCTTCGGTTCCAGGATGGTCAGGGAGGATATGGGGAAGAACTGGCTGCACATTTGATGCAACAGGAGCTGGAAAATGCCAAACCGGTGACTGTGGTGGTACGCTTGAATGTGAAGGCAGGGGTGCAAGTCCACCAGCTTCTCTCTTTGAGATAACGCTCGGTCATGGCGATGACAAAGACTTCTATGATGTTAGCATTGTCGACGGCTACAATCTCCCCATTGTTGCCTCTCCAGTTGGAGCTTTCGGCGCCTGTAATGCCACTGGATGCGTTTCTGATATCAACACTG GGTGTCCAAAAGAGCTTCAAGTGGTTGGGGGAGAAGGTGGAGATGGTGGGGGTGTGGTAGCATGTAAGAGTGCATGTGAGGCTTTTGGATTGGACAAGTATTGCTGCAGTGGTGAGTTTGCTAACCCAACCACATGTAAGCCTTCTTTCTATTCAACCATTTTCAAAAACGCTTGCCCAAGAGCCTATAGCTATGCTTTTGATGATGGCACCAGTACTTTTACTTGCAAGGCTTATGAGTACTCCATTCTCTTCTGTCCTAAAGATAATGG GGTGAGAAAACCAGGTAATGGATTGACACCTCCAACAACACCAGGAAGTGAATTTGCACCACCAACGATACCAGATAGTGGTTTGGTACCACCAACCATACCAGGAAGTGAATTTGCACCACCAACCATACCAGGCAGTGAACTcaccccaccaccaccaccaccaaccATACCAGTAGGTGTATTGGCACCACCAGCCATACCAGTGCAAGAGCCATCAATACCGATACAAAACCCGTCGATGCCAATAGATGACCCCAGCCACGAGGCAGCGGTGCGGATGGTCTCTTCTTCTAACATGCTCTTGCCACTTCCAACCCTGCTGCCGATCATCCTTCTGATCCTCAAGTTAATCTCATGA
- the LOC133834353 gene encoding uncharacterized protein LOC133834353 — MDMCGKSMVAGHANVIFLSTILGRDGLIPVHKCDWKCENEHVCGNMYRCKLTGLTHICDKNCNQRILYDNHSSLCRASRQIFQLTAVEEQAVRGIRRKVDADNSTTDSCSFKRRRDAQFHPSPFERSFSAVSPICSQVGDGMDMN; from the coding sequence ATGGACATGTGTGGCAAATCCATGGTAGCAGGGCATGCTAATGTGATTTTCCTGTCGACTATTCTGGGTCGAGATGGGCTGATTCCTGTTCACAAATGCGACTGGAAGTGTGAAAATGAGCATGTCTGTGGGAATATGTACCGCTGCAAACTAACTGGACTTACTCACATCTGTGACAAAAACTGTAATCAGAGAATTTTGTATGATAACCATAGCTCACTGTGCAGAGCAAGCCGCCAAATATTTCAGCTTACAGCAGTAGAGGAGCAGGCTGTGAGAGGTATTAGAAGGAAGGTCGATGCAGATAACTCCACAACTGATAGTTGCTCTTTCAAGCGTAGACGCGATGCACAGTTCCACCCTTCTCCTTTCGAGAGATCCTTCTCTGCTGTCAGTCCAATCTGCAGCCAAGTTGGAGACGGCATGGATATGAACTAG